The Elaeis guineensis isolate ETL-2024a chromosome 13, EG11, whole genome shotgun sequence genome includes a region encoding these proteins:
- the LOC105056482 gene encoding probable protein kinase At2g41970 — protein sequence MFCCGGAEEEAYGPPVSQHAAPPNRNAPGHDRDPRGPNPPRSGAPQKTLPIEIPAIPLAELNQLTSNFGQKALIGEGSYGKVFHADLTTGEPAAIKKLDPSASNDPDSDFAAQLSMVSRLKHEYFVQLLGYCLEANNRILVYQFATNGSLHDVLHGRKGVQGAEPGPVLSWNQRVKIAYGAARGLEYLHEKVQPPIVHRDVRSSNVLLFDDYESKIADFNLTNQSPDTAARLHSTRVLGTFGYHAPEYAMTGQLTQKSDVYSFGVVLLELLTGRKPVDHTMPKGQQSLVTWATPRLSEDKVKQCVDPKLNNDYPPKAVAKMAAVAALCVQYEADFRPNMTIVVKALQPLLSKPGGDNHN from the exons ATGTTCTGCTGTGGAGGTGCCGAGGAAGAGGCCTATGGTCCACCGGTTAGCCAACATGCTGCGCCACCAAACCGAAATGCTCCAG GTCATGATAGAGATCCAAGAGGGCCCAATCCCCCCAGAAGTGGTGCCCCACAAAAAACTTTGCCAATCGAGATACCAGCAATACCATTGGCTGAACTGAATCAACTAACCTCTAATTTTGGCCAGAAGGCTTTGATTGGGGAAGGTTCCTATGGTAAGGTTTTTCATGCAGATCTGACTACAGGAGAGCCTGCTGCTATAAAGAAGCTCGATCCTAGTGCCTCAAATGATCCAGATTCAGATTTTGCTGCTCAG TTATCGATGGTTTCAAGACTTAAACATGAATATTTTGTTCAGTTGCTGGGCTACTGTTTAGAAGCAAATAATCGGATATTAGTATATCAGTTTGCAACCAATGGGTCTTTACATGATGTTTTACATG GGAGGAAAGGAGTGCAAGGTGCTGAACCTGGACCTGTCCTGAGCTGGAATCAAAGAGTGAAGATTGCCTATGGTGCAGCAAGAGGTCTTGAGTATCTGCATGAAAAAGTCCAACCACCAATTGTTCATCGGGATGTCAGATCCAGCAATGTTCTTTTGTTCGATGATTACGAGTCCAAAATTGCTGACTTCAATTTAACTAACCAGTCTCCTGACACAGCAGCTCGTCTACATTCAACTCGAGTTTTAGGAACTTTTGGTTATCATGCTCCAGA GTATGCAATGACAGGGCAATTAACACAGAAAAGTGATGTTTATAGCTTTGGAGTCGTTCTATTAGAGCTTCTAACAGGAAGAAAGCCTGTAGACCATACAATGCCAAAAGGACAGCAGAGCCTTGTTACTTGG GCAACTCCAAGGTTGAGCGAAGACAAAGTTAAACAGTGTGTGGATCCTAAGCTAAACAATGATTATCCACCAAAAGCTGTTGCAAAg atggcagcagttgcagcactaTGTGTTCAGTATGAAGCCGACTTCCGACCAAATATGACGATTGTTGTCAAGGCTCTACAACCTCTTCTCAGCAAACCGGGGGGAGACAACCATAACTGA
- the LOC109506509 gene encoding uncharacterized protein, whose protein sequence is MLGLDGLFSQPSDVLLKVAMFVLVQALVYLILSKSSNIFSTTKTRSLSFRTVRSVSIRRMLAALSDLPPGGEPSPSSSVSPASSPSSDHKD, encoded by the coding sequence ATGTTAGGCCTGGATGGATTGTTTTCCCAGCCAAGCGACGTTCTGTTGAAGGTGGCCATGTTTGTGCTGGTCCAGGCTCTGGTTTATCTCATCCTATCCAAGTCATCAAACATCTTCTCAACTACTAAGACGAGATCTCTTAGTTTCCGGACCGTCCGATCGGTGAGCATCCGGCGCATGTTGGCTGCTCTGTCCGACCTACCTCCAGGCGGTGAGCCATCACCTTCATCTTCTGTTTCTCCTGCCAGCAGTCCATCGTCCGATCACAAAGATTAA
- the LOC105056483 gene encoding serine/threonine-protein kinase GRIK1 — MSWLFSNSSRGTGCFSCFGFLGKPDKEIDPFLDDRFDQERTLNGDFDGSYGYICEGNRKFDPFVPGKNRVICRESPVKETTHITRGEAACGQKMINEYVRECTIGRGSYGKVVLYQSRIDGKQYAVKAFYKSRLSRVRVTPFQTALSDARREVSIMKILEHPNIINLIEVIDDPDSDQFYIVLEYVEGKSICDASGTCGGLGENTSRRYLRDIVSGLIYLHAHGIVHGDIKPENLLLTGSGTVKIGDFSVSHAFEDGNDELWRSPGTPVFTAPECCLGSTYHGKTADIWAVGVTLYCMILGYCPFVGDCLEDTYDKILNSPLYLPGELDPDLKDLLQGLLCKDPKQRMTLESVAAHRWVVRDCGPIHLTSCRCKLNSFQKESPTGEKTDCT; from the exons ATGTCCTGGTTGTTTTCCAATTCTAGTCGGGGAACGGGTTGCTTTAGCTGTTTCGGGTTTCTGGGTAAGCCCGACAAGGAGATTGATCCATTCCTCGACGACCGGTTCGATCAGGAACGCACTCTAAATGGGGATTTCGATGGCTCGTATGGATATATTTGCGAGGGAAATAGAAAGTTTGATCCTTTTGTTCCGGGAAAGAATCGGGTGATTTGTAGAGAAAGCCCTGTGAAGGAAACCACCCATATCACTAGGGGTGag GCTGCTTGTGGTCAGAAAATGATAAATGAATATGTTCGAGAGTGTACTATAGGTCGTGGGAGCTATGGAAAAGTG GTTTTGTACCAAAGCCGTATCGATGGAAAACAATATGCAGTCAAg GCATTTTACAAGTCTCGGCTATCAAGAGTGAGAGTCACTCCTTTTCAAACAGCTTTGTCAGATGCCCGTAGGGAG GTTTCAATCATGAAGATATTAGAACATCCAAATATAATCAATCTTATTGAGGTGATTGATGATCCAGATTCAGATCAATTTTATATAG TTCTAGAGTATGTGGAAGGCAAGTCAATTTGTGATGCCTCTGGGACATGTGGTGGGTTGGGGGAGAATACATctaggagatatttgagagacataGTTTCTGGGCTTATCTATCTGCATGCTCAT GGTATCGTACATGGGGATATCAAGCCTGAAAATCTTTTGCTAACAGGTAGTGGAACTGTAAAAATTGGTGATTTCAGTGTTAGCCATGCTTTTGAG GATGGCAATGATGAGCTGTGGAGATCACCTGGAACCCCTGTTTTTACGGCACCTGAATGTTGTCTAG GCAGTACTTACCATGGTAAAACTGCGGACATATGGGCTGTTGGTGTTACATTATATTGTATGATACTCGGATATTGTCCTTTTGTTGGGGACTGTCTAGAAGATACCTATGACAAG ATACTCAATAGTCCATTATATCTCCCTGGGGAACTTGATCCAGATCTTAAGGATTTACTACAAGGACTTCTCTGCAAAG ATCCAAAGCAGAGGATGACATTAGAGTCTGTAGCTGCACATCGGTGGGTGGTAAGGGACTGCGGACCAATTCACTTGACATCATGTAGATGCAAACTTAATAGCTTTCAAAAGGAAAGTCCTACAGGAGAAAAAACTGATTGTACTTGA